A region of Gracilinanus agilis isolate LMUSP501 chromosome 3, AgileGrace, whole genome shotgun sequence DNA encodes the following proteins:
- the ZAR1L gene encoding ZAR1-like protein, whose translation MERFVCFPYSVYQGYGNPLALNRPGHPKQKQPGPPAFLVGPGQVPANPADYLDNYKRAQLKAILSQVNPNMSLRLCKANTKDIGVQVSPRTDKFIQCSLGPRTLRSSYASEGSSNAGPPTRGFYSPVLGRGLLIRLGKQEGQGKEKVSFGGFESSPQPPSSPESEGNREAEEQPQLLAEKSLEEGAGLAASPEQETQDGEVEHQEGTTLLKKPTFQFLEQKYGYFHCKDCKTRWESAYVWCISGSNKVYFKQLCRKCQKSFNPYRVEGIQCQTCSKSRCSCPQKKRHIDLKRPHRQELCGRCKDKRLSCDNIYSFKYIV comes from the exons ATGGAGCGATTTGTTTGTTTCCCCTATAGCGTGTATCAGGGGTATGGAAACCCACTGGCTTTGAACAGGCCCGGCCACCCCAAGCAGAAGCAGCCCGGCCCCCCGGCTTTCCTGGTGGGCCCCGGGCAGGTGCCCGCCAACCCGGCCGACTACCTAGACAATTACAAGAGGGCGCAACTCAAGGCCATCTTGTCCCAGGTGAACCCCAACATGAGTCTACGGCTGTGCAAAGCGAATACCAAAGACATAGGGGTGCAGGTGAGTCCGCGGACCGATAAGTTCATCCAGTGCTCGCTTGGGCCGCGGACCCTGCGTAGCAGCTACGCCAGCGAAGGCAGCAGCAACGCTGGCCCCCCCACGAGGGGCTTCTATTCCCCGGTGCTTGGTCGAGGGCTCCTAATCCGCCTGGGCAAGCAAGAAGGCCAGGGCAAAGAGAAGGTGTCCTTCGGGGGGTTTGAGTCCAGCCCTCAGCCGCCCTCTTCACCTGAGTCAGAAGGGAACAGGGAGGCGGAGGAACAGCCACAGCTGTTGGCAGAGAAGTCCCTGGAGGAGGGGGCTGGATTGGCTGCTTCCCCGGAGCAAGAGACCCAGGATGGGGAGGTAGAGCATCAGGAGGGAACCACTCTCCTCAAGAAGCCCACTTTCCAG TTTTTGGAACAGAAATACGGCTACTTTCACTGTAAAGACTGCAAGACCAGGTGGGAGAGTGCTTATGTCTGGTGTATTTCTGGGAGTAATAAG GTTTATTTTAAACAACTCTGTCGCAAGTGCCAAAAGAGCTTTAACCCTTACCGAGTGGAAGGGATCCAGTGCCAG ACTTGTTCAAAGTCTCGATGCTCCTGTCCTCAGAAGAAAAGACACATTGACTTAAAGAGGCCTCACCGACAGGAACTTTGTGGCCGATGCAAAGACAAGAGACTCTCCTGTGATAATATTTACAGCTTTAAGTACATTGTCTGA